CCTTCAGCTAACAGGTTCGTTATCTCGCAAAGTGTACATTCTCGCGGTTATCGACGTTTACTTGTACCGTGTATCGTTGAATATCATCCACCCGACGACTGCAGACGCGTCAAAGGCAATCGAGGAACATTGGGCAGGGTAATTTAGAGACGTGTTCAAAGCCAAGGGAAATCCTGAAGAAAGATTTTAGCTGTGAATTTAGAACAGCCAGTCCCCCgtatgttaaaaaattaaatcatcGACTCTTTGGCACGCTCGGAGTTCTCGAACTCGTTCCATGAAAAGCGCCGTTTGAAACGTATCGATCAGAGATGAAAATAAGCCGAGAAAGGAGGAAGAGAATGGGAGAAAAAACGACGCAGCTCCAACGCTTCGAGCCGGCTACAGCAATTCGGGTCTTTTTCGTTCACCCTCGGTTAGTCTGGTTAGATATTTATCCCCGCAGGAATAGAGGGAAAAGTTTCGAGTAGATTTCACGGTACTGTTTCGGAATCCCCCGCGGTGTAAAGCGTCCGGTTTTTCCCAGATATCCACGGGGAGAAACGTCCTTCGGTAAAATAGCTCGCAGTATGCGAACATAAAGAGACTCGCCCCGCGTTTAAATCGATGGTCAATTTGCGAGAACAAACGCGAAATGACCATCGAGGGCATAAGAAGTACAAGGCGGACCGGTGGCCGGGAAAGTTTGATCGGGAAAAACTCTACGTCAAAGGTTCTAATATTCTGCGAAAGTATTTCAGCTTCTATGAACCtggataaagaagaaaaaaagaaataaaaaatagaaaaatgaaagtacggaagaattttcaaagtgaTACGGAGATAGGTTGATcctgtttgtatttttttttttttttttctttttctcgacAGAATTATTGTGCTcttcgaataaattatttcgggTATTTTAGCAGGCTTCTTCGCCCCGCGAATAACAGCGATAAAGCTCTATACATCTCCTCGATAAAAGCGCGATATTTCGAAAGCTTTTCACGCCCCGGTAATATCACTGCCGTAAAATACCCGTCGATGATCCCTCTCGCCAACACTGGAAAgtacatttttattaataaccGCAGTGATGCATATCGGAGTGGTTTGATCGACGGCTTATTGGTCGTTTCgtctttcctcttttttctttctttacaaTTTACGTCTCCTGTTGCCAGGCCGTCTGCGCAGAATGTCCGCAAATTTTCCACGGCAATCTACTTAATCGTTGCGGTAACGTCGCGACGCTCGTCTGCCTCCCGGCGTCGAGTGATCAAAGTTTCAAAGTATTCGCATCATGTCGAGACTCCTGTCTTCCAAATCCACCGCAAAGTAGCTGGATACTCTTTAGGTACAAGTCCCCTTGTTACAACGGCGTATcgatgaaacaataaaattattaagcAGGGGATGAAAAGTGGAACTGAACTTGGTCGAATTCaactttatcaaaaaaatcactaCTTAAAGGGAGTAGCCACCGAACAACTTCGAAATGttcgtcttcttcttattattttgttactaTAATCTCTTCCAGACAGTTTGGcgcaagaaaaattaaaaaaagatattGTATGTTAAAGACAACCGTACGTTCGTGTGtgatacatatttatacgCGTTTTTCTCTAAACAAGTGTTGCCACTATAACTTAAAAACGCTTAGAAATATCACGTTGATTTCTTCTTTTAAGTGAAGACATCAACCTTCGCTACAAAGTGAACCTACGtctatataaaaaaaaaactttttattattgttgttattgtaataaatgtcattcattttttgatgtttttcaaattcaagcCGGCATTCTATTAATTTTCAGTTCTTCGCAAATGCCATTTGAGTTTTATCCCATTTTCGGCTTATTTTCGCTGCCTACTCTCCTTAACAAATTTCTTGCCATTTTTCACGTATAATTCACACCGttcctttaatttttataGATCCGGACTTGTTTAGGTTACAAAGTGAAACATCAACAACAAACATCAGAATATGTctgatatttgaaataatgttACCATACATGTTTTCTTACAACTTGTTGACACAGTTTTATTTTCGTGAGTTgcatttcaatgaaaaattccaaaaaatgaCGTTTCGAttgagtaaaattccgaaaattaaaatatacacagCGTTTACTCAACGTGTGGGTGTGAAAAACCAGAAAAATTCGTAATTCGTCGCTTTCGGAACTTGcgaaattcagaatttcaacCCCACCCCGGTGTAACTAAGCTGAAATTGGATAGAACTATGCGAGGTACGAATATGAAATCGATTTGCGGGCGATCCACGGAGCTGCGTGAATATTTCGCAGCCCGGGTTGATGGCCGGCTGTACGTTCGACAGGCCATAGATAATAATCCCTGTTGAACAATGGGGCTTTAGACGAGTCAACCGCCACGCGTCCTATTATGAGCCAACCACCCACACCCCCTGACTGCGAGCCCTCTCAGCACCCTTCGAGTAATCTCGACAGAGTGCTCAAGGGATTCTGGAATCTGGAGTCGATGATTATCTCGGCGAGCTTTCGccctgtatacatatgtattccGCGTGCATATAATTCGGCGAGGTCTGTAGATACACATCCGGGGGATTGCTGTTCAAAGCTCACCGCGAGAAGCATTAATTGTTTCATCAGCCCTCCGCGTCGTAATCTCTGAAACCCTGTTCGAACCTCGTGGGTCTGAAAACTTCTCCAAACCTCGACTCCGGGTGcttttttaaaagttttctTAGACACTTTCTGCAACGCGTTCTTACTTATTGTACGCTTGATAATTTCTGAGTTGTCCGAGAAGATATTGACCTCACTTTGAAACGTCGCCTCATTTTTGCCGAAGTTTCATTCAAGAAGcattcaaagattttcaattatttcacatATCCTCTGCAGTCGAGTCAGGTAATTCTAGTCAACGTTTTACTGAGGCTTCGCTCGATGATtaacaaaattatttgaaatcgatGTAAAACAAGAATGATTGATCAATCATTTAATCACGAGACACCGATAAGCGAAACAATGTACAGGCATATTCGATCGATCAAAATTTACGTAGTGAAATTCTTCTGGGCAGCCGGGTTTGCGAAAGATATTGCAATATAACGCGTATAATTCATAATATCACAAAATACCGGGAATATTTGATACAGGTACTGAGAAATACCTCCGCTCTCAATTTTCTCTTACCCATAAGGTATATCGTAAGCTTGATGTATTAACGTGAAATATGTAGGTACGTAAATAACCGGCGGATCGCGATATCGAGCGAATATTTAAGCCATGCATTCGCCTTTTCCAAAGTCTCAATTTCGCCCAGAGCAAGGCTGCCGGGTCTGGAGCTTGCATTTCTTCATCCACTCTCTCGGAGTTTGATACGCTTTTGAAGTATGATCAGCCGTAGCTACATCCGATCGGAGCGAAGAAGCAAAGAGTTCACTTATCGCGCCGAATCACGTGATCAAAGTTGCGAGAAACTCGTTTACTCGGAATCACGAATCGCCTCGGTCCCAGTCACGAATCTTCAGGGTTGCTGTTCGTACGCACctataataatgaatttttccacCGCATTGACCGACGCCGGTTCGGCGTCTCTTCGTCGAACCCTTCTCATTTCCCGAAAACTTTACCTAGCGAAGAATATTTGAATCCCGTGCGTTTTACGTCCTGccattggggaaaaaaaatcaactttcaaTCCCAAGCCCGGGAATCGACCGAACGGCGCCCTGAAACGATTCGGATATCCGGGCACGCCGTTTTCAATGAACAGCGCGCACTAAAATGGGGAGAAAAACTAACCAGAGATAATAATGTACCGAGGTACGCCTTGCTAAGATTTTATCATCACCCGAAAGCCGATTTATATTCCCGCCATTATCCTCGGCGCGTTGTACGATGGCAGCGTCCTTTGTTCCATAGTTCCACGATCGTtttatttcccttttttctttctttttttttcttcctcattaCTTTTGCCTCTCAAATGAACGCATTGATTTTACGACTCGATAGTTTCGACGAGTTGTCTCCGGGAACGATTTCTTTCGGAGCAACTCTCGCCAACGGTAAAACGCAGAAATTGGCCTCGGTTGATCTTTGTGAGTTCCGTTACGAGCCGACATCTCGTTGAGAGGATATTTTGCGTGTGCGATATGAACAAAAGTTGGTGAGATTTAATCAAGATTTAATGGGAACCAAGGtctgattaaaaatttaaggAAAGAGAAATACTGCTTAAgaaattgtatttttggctTACAACCAAATCGTACTGTAATATATCATGAATGCTTTTCCGACAATTTTTTACGACTTGGTCAGCGAGTAAAATAAGCCAAACAGCTTTAAAATCGGATCGAAACCCTggagtttaataatttttaacgttCGAAGAATTAAACCTATTCTCAAAAATCGTTGACATCTTAGCTTGTGTCGTTCGACTTTCCTCGGTATCATTTCCATTACACACAATCGACGTTGTTTTATTCTCATTCGGTATCATTGCGGCAATTGACATTGCCGCGTCCATTTCTGTAAGCGGTTTTTCTCTCCCTTGCCAATGCATGATTCAGACTCGAGAGTCCCGTTTATCCTCAAACGGCCAAAGCCCAGCTCTCAACGTAAGAAGTGTAATTTCCACCCTATCGCATAACACGCTCGGTGCAAATAAAAAGCTCCGTAATTTCCGGCAGTAAAATCAAACCCACCGAATCCATTCGCGTCTCGTACCGCGTCCAAccgttcttcttcttcttccaggTGGTCCACCGGGTCACAGCGAGGTGGCGTCTCTGCTGAACACGACGGACGTCGGGGACTGTCTGGCTGCACGGCGTCAGGTCGATTTGGCAGAAATATCCCAGGGTCTTCCGCACAACAACGAGTACGAGCTGATAGCGTTCAGCCATTTCACCTTCTCGCGCGTCTATCCGGTGGACCTCGGTCTGGGAAAGCGTGTCGTCGAGAAGCCGATCGGATTCAAACGGAAGGACCTCCTGGAGGCGTTGACCAAGGCGGTGGACACCCTGAACCGTAACACGAGTCAACTGCCGACGAAGTACACCCTGGAGGACTTCCTCGAGGGTCTTTACAGGGTCGAACCGACGACCGGCACCCAGTACGAGATGTACTTTAGGACGAAGAACCTCAACAAGAGCACCCAGAGCACTTCCAACGGGTACACCAAGGTGACCCTGATGCGACCTTACACGCCGATCCAGTTCGTCGCGACGGAAAGACAGCCGGCAAAGGAGAAGGAGCTCATCCACATTATCCTGCCGTTGTCGGGGCGCACGAGCACCTTTCAGAGCTTTATGGACAAGTTTGTGAAGATTGGACTGAAGAACGACAAGCGGGTGCATTTGACCGTCGTTTACTTCGGCACCGAGGGACTTTCCGAGGCTCGGGCCATCATGTCGCGGGTTCTTATGACCCGCGGAAGCGGCGGCAGCAATCAGAACCTCAGGCTATTGGCTCTCAACGAAACTTTCTCAAGGGGGAAGGGACTTCGCGTTGGTGCTGAAAGGGCCTGGGGCGGTGAAGCCGACGTTCTTCTCTTCATGTGCGACGTTGACGTCGTTTTTAGCGCGAGGTTCCTTGACAGGTAATTTTCCAACCCCCTCCCACTGACCAATCCGTAGATCAACATTCATAGAATTGGCCTCTCCAATCTCTCGCAAATGATTAGTTATTTCGTACCTGTTTCTTGAGCTTCGCAGAATTTTATCGTTCTGCGCATGGAAAgcataaaaatttcgacagcaATTCGAGTTCAGAGAAATTACAATCATCATTAACTTCTTTCCTCCACTCGTACaggtatttttttcgtatccaaTAAATTCGATTCTTTATAAGGGTCCCTTTTAGAGGGTATGAAAATCGAAACGTTCCTCTGATGTTTTTCTGTCTTCCGTCGACAATAATTGGCTTAACACTACATCCAGCAAAGAAAAATTCCTTTCCATCTACTCTGTTAATCGACATCCTCTTTTCGCTTGCTTCAGATGTCGATGGAACACCGCGCCGGGTCGGAAGGTTTACTACCCGATAGTTTTCAGTCTGTACAACCCCCACGTGGTCTACACTCTTCAGGGACGCGAAGTGCCTCCTGAGACGGATCAGCTTGTCATATCCAGAGACACAGGATTCTGGAGAGACTTCGGTTACGGAATGACCTGCCAGTATAGGTTAGAAATTCACTCTTTTTGCCCAAGACTCTGAGAGCTACTTTTTGCACTCCTCTCACTTctcgcttcttcttcttccaggTCCGACTTTTTGAGGGTGCGTGGCTTCGACGAGGACATCGTCGGATGGGGTGGCGAGGACGTCACTCTTTACCGGAAATACGTCCGAAGCAACATCAAGGTCATCCGGGCAACCGATCCGGGAATTTTCCACATCTGGCACCCGAAGGTTATACTTCGAAATCGAACGTTGTCTCatatttctccattttttctttcacggtCCCCGTCTTTCTCTTACCTACGTTCATTGCTAAACTCGTGCGAACTTTTGAGGCCTGGGGGAGTAGTCAGGTGTTATGGATTTTGGAAGTACGTcttacatatataggtatgtggGTATATACGGCGTTCACCGCACGGATCATTAGGGATCCGGTAAATCCAATCAACGGTTGGCTTATTACCGGCAAActtccaataattatattacaccTGGGACAACCCTGGAAGGTGTGCGAAAGGGGGAACCCTTGGCTACACCTCCTGGTATACATGGCAACTTGAACGAACCGATGCAGTAACGTTGTTACTAAAGGGACAAAGTTACGCCGGGAGTCCGACGGTTCGAAATTCGCGGCTGTACGAGAAAATTGGATTCCACCTTATTCCCGGTTTCCGTTTTTCGAATCAttgaaaaacgatgaaaattccCCGTATCAAGTATCAAGCCGCTTAAGAATAGCCCGATTCAATTTTCTGCGACAAAAGGACTCCTCCAGAAATCGAACCTGCGTGTTAGAAAGCGGCGAAACAAAGAGAAACGAATCGCCTGCGGCAGCTTGGatactgttt
Above is a genomic segment from Neodiprion pinetum isolate iyNeoPine1 chromosome 1, iyNeoPine1.2, whole genome shotgun sequence containing:
- the LOC124215875 gene encoding chondroitin sulfate N-acetylgalactosaminyltransferase 1, translating into MTGLGQTRIDGLLINHPEPSIRRDLMSKSPTSESPAKRRRDMMLRVLGVRLLSRLLVLVCSLSLLSLLFLSRCGFNNLESDLIDTAGPVTTTSLAEANQREEETRLEVERLTAEIRTLKLQILQLTGGPPGHSEVASLLNTTDVGDCLAARRQVDLAEISQGLPHNNEYELIAFSHFTFSRVYPVDLGLGKRVVEKPIGFKRKDLLEALTKAVDTLNRNTSQLPTKYTLEDFLEGLYRVEPTTGTQYEMYFRTKNLNKSTQSTSNGYTKVTLMRPYTPIQFVATERQPAKEKELIHIILPLSGRTSTFQSFMDKFVKIGLKNDKRVHLTVVYFGTEGLSEARAIMSRVLMTRGSGGSNQNLRLLALNETFSRGKGLRVGAERAWGGEADVLLFMCDVDVVFSARFLDRCRWNTAPGRKVYYPIVFSLYNPHVVYTLQGREVPPETDQLVISRDTGFWRDFGYGMTCQYRSDFLRVRGFDEDIVGWGGEDVTLYRKYVRSNIKVIRATDPGIFHIWHPKVCSGGPGQRLSTDQYRACIRSRALNEASHAQLGFLAFREDIASQAINVKSMANKKKKTSSKKEKKKLTKVQVKNQPLQIKEKPLGRTSEDQT